A single genomic interval of Brevundimonas diminuta harbors:
- a CDS encoding ArsR/SmtB family transcription factor, translated as MTDDQAAATERLKEKAPEAAELLRQLANANRLLILCHIAEEERSVGQLEADLGIKQPALSQQLAELRQYGLVKTRRQSRSIFYSIADDRAQAVMGMLYEIFCGDAKAVGARVAAPAPRPSTPARGDTAQFARITAVARR; from the coding sequence ATGACCGACGATCAAGCGGCCGCCACGGAGCGGTTGAAGGAAAAGGCGCCGGAGGCCGCAGAGCTGTTGCGCCAGCTGGCCAACGCCAACCGGCTGCTGATCCTGTGCCATATCGCCGAGGAGGAGCGCTCGGTGGGGCAGCTCGAGGCGGACCTGGGCATCAAACAGCCGGCCCTGTCCCAGCAGCTGGCTGAGCTGCGCCAGTATGGCCTGGTCAAGACCCGCCGTCAGTCCCGCTCGATCTTCTATTCGATCGCCGACGACCGGGCCCAGGCGGTGATGGGCATGCTCTACGAAATCTTCTGCGGCGATGCGAAGGCGGTCGGCGCGCGCGTCGCCGCCCCGGCGCCCCGCCCATCGACCCCGGCTCGCGGCGACACGGCTCAGTTCGCGCGCATCACCGCTGTCGCACGTCGCTGA
- a CDS encoding cupin domain-containing protein yields MKGFIDNIERLTEENTDFRRVLYTGHNLQLVLMAIPSGQEIGEEVHDDRDQFFRIEAGEGEIWIDGVRHPVKADDGVIVPQGARHNVVSTGSQPLRLYTLYGPPEHLDGTVHATVEEASADHEHFDGHTTE; encoded by the coding sequence GTGAAGGGCTTCATCGACAATATCGAACGTCTGACGGAAGAAAACACAGACTTTCGCCGTGTTCTCTACACCGGCCACAATCTGCAGCTCGTGCTCATGGCCATTCCGTCCGGTCAGGAGATCGGCGAAGAGGTCCACGACGACCGCGACCAGTTCTTCCGCATCGAGGCGGGCGAGGGCGAAATCTGGATCGATGGCGTTCGTCACCCCGTGAAGGCGGACGACGGCGTCATCGTCCCCCAAGGCGCCCGGCACAATGTGGTCAGCACGGGTTCCCAGCCGCTTCGGCTCTACACCCTCTATGGCCCGCCGGAGCATCTCGACGGGACGGTTCACGCCACGGTGGAAGAGGCCTCCGCCGACCACGAGCACTTCGACGGCCACACGACCGAATAA
- a CDS encoding L,D-transpeptidase family protein, with amino-acid sequence MANRRSFTLNRRHLLAAAAAPLWVSTAARAVPAPAAFDITALTIAFYAARGGRPAWAGPARRQAMDALALADRHGLSAPDGLALSEAELTQAVLTLAEALAHGRVDPASVETLWEMGRNQVDTPPLLATAVDDGTLAETMAGLAPQDRGYQGLCDGFLRYRAIADRGGWPPFALGATIEPFASDPRLPALLPRLRVEGDLSDAAAAMVGPSGGEYGSVLQEAVRAFQVRHGLEADARIGPATQRALSISAEARARQIALNLERRRWLKRDVAPERIEVNTAASIMVYWKDGRPVHSMRVVTGDADNATPSLERPFASVVANPPWTVPTSIAQREILPRGAAYMRANNMTIQNGMVVQRAGPNAALGQVKFELQDSYAIFLHDTPSRGAFNQSFRHLSHGCVRVQDAVGFARLLLAPDPERLARFDAALDSGQTVRVATGRPIDVRLLYWTAFLDGQGRVAFRDDIYRRDTRLAEALGIALHLPRPDDRRADADDVGP; translated from the coding sequence ATGGCCAACCGTCGCTCCTTCACCCTGAACCGCCGACACCTGCTCGCGGCGGCCGCGGCGCCGCTTTGGGTTTCGACGGCGGCGCGAGCAGTACCCGCGCCCGCCGCCTTTGACATCACTGCCCTGACCATAGCCTTCTACGCCGCCCGCGGCGGACGCCCCGCCTGGGCGGGGCCAGCCCGCCGGCAAGCCATGGACGCCCTGGCTCTGGCGGACCGCCACGGGCTGTCGGCGCCCGACGGTCTCGCCCTGAGCGAAGCCGAACTGACCCAGGCCGTCCTGACCCTGGCCGAGGCGCTCGCTCATGGCCGGGTCGACCCGGCATCCGTCGAGACCCTTTGGGAGATGGGTCGCAACCAGGTCGATACGCCGCCGCTGCTGGCGACGGCGGTCGACGACGGAACGTTGGCCGAGACGATGGCGGGCCTTGCGCCTCAGGACCGCGGCTATCAGGGCCTGTGCGACGGCTTCCTTCGCTATCGCGCCATCGCCGACCGCGGCGGTTGGCCGCCCTTTGCCCTGGGCGCGACGATCGAACCGTTTGCGTCCGATCCCCGCCTTCCCGCCCTCCTGCCGCGCCTTCGGGTGGAAGGCGATCTGAGCGACGCCGCCGCCGCGATGGTCGGCCCGTCTGGCGGTGAATACGGCTCCGTTCTGCAAGAGGCCGTTCGGGCGTTCCAGGTGCGCCACGGCCTGGAAGCGGACGCCCGCATCGGCCCGGCGACCCAGCGGGCGCTGTCGATTTCGGCCGAGGCCCGCGCGCGCCAGATCGCGCTCAATCTGGAACGCCGCCGTTGGCTGAAGCGGGACGTCGCCCCGGAGCGGATCGAGGTGAACACCGCCGCCTCCATCATGGTCTACTGGAAGGACGGTCGGCCCGTGCATTCGATGCGGGTCGTGACGGGAGACGCGGACAATGCGACGCCCAGCCTCGAACGGCCCTTCGCCTCGGTCGTCGCCAATCCGCCCTGGACGGTCCCGACCTCCATCGCCCAGCGCGAGATCCTGCCGCGCGGCGCCGCCTATATGCGGGCGAACAACATGACGATCCAGAACGGCATGGTGGTTCAGCGCGCCGGCCCGAACGCCGCCCTGGGCCAGGTCAAGTTCGAGCTTCAGGACAGCTACGCCATCTTCCTGCACGACACCCCGTCGCGGGGCGCGTTCAATCAAAGCTTCCGCCATCTCAGCCACGGCTGCGTGCGGGTGCAGGACGCGGTCGGCTTCGCCCGCCTTCTGCTGGCGCCGGACCCCGAAAGGCTCGCCCGCTTCGACGCCGCGCTGGACAGCGGCCAGACCGTCCGGGTGGCGACCGGTCGGCCGATCGACGTGCGCCTGCTGTACTGGACCGCCTTCCTGGACGGCCAGGGCCGCGTCGCCTTTCGCGATGACATCTATCGTCGCGACACCCGTCTGGCGGAAGCGTTGGGTATCGCCCTGCACCTGCCGCGGCCCGACGACCGGCGCGCCGATGCGGACGACGTCGGCCCCTGA
- a CDS encoding substrate-binding domain-containing protein: MRLSTLALAALLSATALATHAQTPADPLHVYGPGGPAPAMREAAKAYEARTGRAVAVVAGPTPQWLDQAKADGDLIFSGSETMMTDFVSALEGRIRAEAVEPLYLRTSSILVRPGNPNGIGGLEDLFQPGRRVLVVNGAGQNGLWEDMAGRTGDIAKVRALRRNIVVYARNSAEARQAWIDDPTLDAWIIWGIWQVANPDLADVVEVEEPYRIYRDAGAVVTETGRQDADAQPFLDFLKSDEGAAIFARWGWRTGQP, encoded by the coding sequence ATGCGTCTGTCCACACTGGCGTTGGCCGCCCTATTGAGCGCAACGGCCCTGGCCACCCACGCCCAGACGCCCGCCGATCCTCTTCATGTCTACGGTCCCGGCGGCCCCGCCCCCGCCATGCGCGAAGCGGCGAAGGCCTATGAGGCGCGCACCGGTCGCGCTGTGGCCGTGGTCGCCGGACCCACACCCCAATGGCTGGACCAGGCCAAGGCGGACGGCGACCTGATCTTCTCCGGCTCCGAGACGATGATGACCGACTTCGTCAGCGCTCTGGAGGGCCGCATCCGCGCCGAGGCGGTCGAGCCGCTCTATCTGCGAACGTCCTCTATCCTCGTGCGGCCGGGAAATCCGAACGGCATCGGCGGCCTGGAGGATCTTTTCCAGCCGGGTCGCCGAGTCCTGGTCGTCAACGGCGCGGGCCAGAACGGCCTGTGGGAAGATATGGCCGGTCGCACCGGCGACATCGCCAAGGTGCGCGCCCTGCGTCGCAACATCGTCGTCTACGCCCGCAACAGCGCCGAGGCCCGACAAGCCTGGATCGACGACCCGACGCTGGACGCCTGGATCATCTGGGGCATCTGGCAGGTCGCCAATCCGGACCTCGCTGATGTGGTCGAGGTCGAAGAGCCCTACCGCATCTACCGCGACGCTGGTGCCGTTGTGACCGAGACCGGCCGCCAGGACGCCGACGCCCAGCCCTTCCTCGACTTTTTGAAGTCCGACGAGGGGGCCGCCATCTTCGCGCGTTGGGGCTGGCGGACCGGCCAACCTTAA
- a CDS encoding MBL fold metallo-hydrolase, producing MQIIDHGGARIAALHDKKTGSWQYVVSDPVSRKCAIIDPVWDFDEKAAATSTRNADAILDYVKAEGLTVEWLLDTHPHADHFSAAPYLNEKLEAPTAIGEKVIGVQKLWKDIYGLDNDFPADGRQWDRLFKAGDTFAVGDLPGRVIFSPGHTLASITYVIGGNAFVHDTLMMPYAGTSRADFPGGDSKALYRSIQDILALPQETGVFVGHDYGPDGREPACFSTVREQKADNIHVGGGRGEADFVRLRDGRDATLPLPNLMLYALQVNIRGGVLPPAAPDGRVYFKIPANHFATPQENS from the coding sequence ATGCAGATCATCGACCACGGCGGAGCGCGCATCGCGGCGCTCCACGACAAGAAGACCGGCAGTTGGCAATATGTCGTCTCCGACCCGGTCAGCCGCAAATGCGCGATCATCGATCCGGTCTGGGATTTCGACGAGAAGGCGGCGGCGACCTCGACCCGCAACGCCGACGCCATCCTGGACTACGTCAAGGCGGAAGGCCTGACCGTCGAATGGCTGCTGGACACCCATCCCCACGCCGACCACTTCTCCGCCGCGCCCTACCTCAACGAGAAGCTGGAGGCCCCCACTGCGATCGGCGAAAAAGTCATCGGCGTCCAAAAGCTGTGGAAGGACATCTACGGCCTGGACAACGACTTCCCGGCCGACGGGCGCCAGTGGGACCGCCTCTTCAAGGCCGGTGATACGTTTGCTGTCGGCGACCTGCCGGGGCGGGTCATCTTCTCCCCAGGCCACACCCTGGCGTCCATCACCTATGTGATCGGCGGCAACGCGTTCGTCCACGACACCCTGATGATGCCCTATGCCGGCACTTCGCGCGCCGACTTTCCGGGCGGCGACTCCAAGGCCCTCTATCGAAGCATCCAGGACATCCTGGCCCTGCCCCAGGAGACCGGCGTCTTCGTCGGCCACGACTACGGTCCCGATGGCCGCGAGCCCGCCTGCTTCAGCACCGTGAGAGAGCAGAAGGCGGACAACATCCATGTCGGCGGCGGACGCGGAGAGGCGGATTTCGTGCGGCTTCGCGACGGCCGGGACGCCACCCTGCCCTTGCCGAACCTGATGCTCTACGCACTTCAGGTGAACATCCGCGGCGGGGTGCTGCCGCCGGCCGCGCCGGACGGGCGGGTATATTTCAAGATCCCCGCCAATCACTTCGCTACGCCCCAGGAGAACTCTTGA
- a CDS encoding peroxiredoxin, translated as MTGLPRLNEPAPDFHARTTHGDRSLADYRGKWLILFSHPSDFTPVCTTEFIGFAKHADEFAAMNCELLGLSIDSIFSHLAWTRNIKEKFGVEIPFPIIEDLKMEVAQAYGMIHSGAADTSAVRATFLIDPEGKLRAMVYYPMSNGRSIEEFVRLLTALQASDANGVATPENWRPGQPAIVPPPKTAEAAEARASEGYVYTDWYFSTRDLPDAPKAA; from the coding sequence ATGACCGGACTGCCCCGCCTCAACGAACCCGCCCCCGACTTTCACGCCCGCACCACGCACGGGGATCGCAGCCTGGCCGATTACCGCGGCAAATGGCTGATCCTCTTCTCCCACCCGTCGGACTTCACCCCGGTCTGCACGACCGAGTTCATCGGCTTCGCCAAGCACGCGGATGAATTCGCTGCGATGAACTGCGAGCTCCTGGGGCTCTCGATCGACAGCATCTTCTCGCACCTGGCCTGGACCCGGAACATCAAGGAGAAGTTCGGCGTCGAAATCCCCTTCCCCATCATCGAGGATCTGAAGATGGAGGTGGCCCAGGCCTACGGGATGATCCACTCCGGGGCGGCCGACACCTCGGCTGTTCGCGCCACCTTCCTGATCGATCCGGAAGGCAAGCTGCGCGCCATGGTCTACTATCCCATGAGCAATGGCCGCAGCATCGAAGAGTTCGTTCGGCTGCTCACCGCGCTCCAGGCGTCCGACGCCAACGGGGTCGCGACGCCTGAGAACTGGCGCCCTGGCCAACCGGCCATTGTCCCCCCACCCAAGACCGCCGAGGCGGCTGAGGCCCGCGCCTCCGAGGGTTACGTCTACACCGACTGGTATTTCTCGACGCGCGACCTCCCCGACGCCCCGAAAGCCGCCTGA
- a CDS encoding DsrE family protein yields the protein MKTLLLALSLAASLAASPSFAQAVSGFGGFKPLPEAGEQPDPSRVYRVIFDVSQGGPDDRPLKGLDRVARLANMLAAGGVDADHRQIVVVLHGAATPAVLSDAAWAARGKGDANPNSALIRSLIAAGVQVRLCGQAMAGNGIAQADLAPGVSVDLAALMTVIHLQQAGYALVVN from the coding sequence ATGAAAACCCTCCTCCTCGCCCTGTCCCTGGCCGCCTCCCTGGCGGCCTCCCCAAGCTTCGCCCAGGCTGTTTCAGGCTTCGGCGGCTTCAAGCCCCTGCCCGAGGCCGGCGAACAGCCGGATCCGTCGCGCGTCTATCGGGTCATCTTCGACGTGTCCCAGGGCGGTCCGGACGACAGGCCGCTGAAGGGACTGGATCGCGTTGCGCGGCTGGCGAATATGCTGGCGGCGGGCGGCGTGGACGCCGACCATCGTCAGATCGTGGTCGTCCTGCACGGCGCCGCCACCCCTGCGGTCCTGTCCGACGCCGCCTGGGCCGCGCGTGGCAAGGGCGACGCCAATCCCAACAGCGCCCTGATCCGCAGCCTCATCGCCGCCGGCGTCCAGGTTCGGCTGTGCGGCCAGGCCATGGCGGGGAACGGCATCGCGCAAGCCGACCTCGCACCGGGCGTGAGCGTTGATCTCGCCGCCCTGATGACGGTCATCCACCTTCAACAGGCCGGATATGCCCTGGTTGTGAACTGA
- a CDS encoding SAM-dependent methyltransferase, with protein MDSVAARDFWNSRYDRQDYLFGEAPNAFLAAQVARLQPGMTALAVADGEGRNGVWLAEQGLTVTTTDIAPRAIEKACALAERRGVTLDAQLADLETCAWPQDAFDVVVAVFIQFAPPARRDRIFERMKAAVKPGGLILMQGYRPEQIPYGTGGPGQVENLYTEALLRDAFADFDILHLKSHDSDVSEGAGHSGRSALIDLVARRS; from the coding sequence ATGGACTCCGTCGCCGCCCGCGACTTCTGGAACAGCCGCTACGATCGCCAGGACTATCTGTTCGGCGAGGCGCCCAACGCCTTCCTGGCTGCTCAGGTCGCGCGACTCCAGCCCGGCATGACCGCTCTGGCGGTCGCCGACGGCGAGGGACGAAACGGCGTATGGCTGGCCGAACAGGGCCTGACTGTCACCACCACGGACATAGCCCCACGCGCGATCGAGAAGGCGTGCGCCCTGGCCGAGCGACGCGGCGTCACACTGGACGCCCAGTTGGCGGACCTCGAGACCTGCGCCTGGCCGCAAGATGCGTTCGACGTCGTGGTCGCCGTCTTCATTCAGTTCGCCCCGCCTGCCCGACGCGACCGAATTTTCGAGCGTATGAAGGCGGCGGTGAAGCCTGGCGGCCTGATCCTGATGCAGGGCTATCGGCCAGAACAGATCCCCTATGGAACGGGCGGTCCGGGGCAGGTCGAGAACCTCTACACCGAGGCGCTGCTCCGCGACGCCTTCGCCGACTTCGACATCCTGCATCTGAAAAGCCACGACAGCGACGTCTCCGAAGGCGCCGGCCACAGCGGCCGGTCCGCCCTGATCGATCTCGTCGCCCGCCGTTCCTGA
- a CDS encoding bifunctional metallophosphatase/5'-nucleotidase, producing MTTLTLLQLNDLHGYLEPHPELVRTEGGWRFERLGGVARIARLFEEARAEGPCLTLDNGDTFHGTRVAVGSRGEALVPIMNALKIDAMTAHWEFAYGPAGFKALAAGLDYPVLAANVFRKDDGAPVFDGRWVFERGGLKIGVIGLACPIVDKTMPPAFSEGVRFEMGVAEAREQLHQLREEKVDLVVLLSHLGFPQDLKLAAETPGIDVILSGHTHNRLHEPARVGDTLIIQSGCHGAYIGRLDLEIAEGRVSLRRHRLVAVDAGPQDDQVAGLVETALAPERERLARIVGRTAIPLHRYAMASAPMDDVLLAAAAQAAGVDIAFSNGWRYGAPVAPGPVTLGDLYNMAPMNPPISRTTLTGAELKAMLEENLERTFAADPYAQMGGYIKRCRGLTAFVKLENPKGQRLDRLLVGDRPVEPEADYPVAFVTAQGVPEHYGRDRRTLDIDAVGALESWFAEHTPGETELPASVLII from the coding sequence ATGACCACCCTGACCCTGCTCCAGCTGAACGACCTGCACGGCTATCTCGAGCCGCATCCCGAACTGGTGCGCACCGAAGGCGGCTGGCGGTTCGAACGGCTGGGCGGGGTCGCCCGCATCGCGCGCCTCTTCGAAGAGGCGCGCGCCGAAGGTCCATGCCTGACCCTGGACAACGGCGACACCTTCCATGGCACGCGGGTCGCCGTGGGCAGCCGGGGCGAGGCGCTGGTTCCGATCATGAACGCCCTGAAGATCGACGCCATGACGGCGCACTGGGAGTTCGCCTATGGCCCGGCGGGGTTCAAGGCGTTGGCGGCGGGACTGGATTATCCCGTCCTGGCCGCCAATGTCTTCCGCAAGGATGACGGCGCGCCGGTGTTCGACGGGCGATGGGTGTTCGAGCGCGGCGGTCTGAAAATCGGCGTGATCGGCCTGGCCTGCCCCATCGTCGACAAGACCATGCCCCCCGCCTTCTCCGAAGGCGTGCGGTTTGAAATGGGTGTGGCCGAAGCCCGCGAGCAACTGCACCAGCTCCGCGAGGAAAAGGTCGATCTGGTCGTCCTGCTGTCGCACCTGGGCTTTCCGCAGGATCTCAAGCTGGCCGCCGAAACGCCGGGCATCGACGTGATCCTGAGCGGTCATACCCATAACCGCCTGCACGAACCGGCCCGCGTCGGCGACACCCTGATCATCCAGTCCGGCTGCCACGGCGCCTATATCGGCCGGCTGGATCTGGAGATTGCAGAGGGCCGCGTGTCCCTGCGTCGCCATCGGCTCGTAGCCGTGGACGCTGGCCCCCAAGACGATCAAGTCGCCGGCCTGGTGGAGACGGCCCTGGCACCCGAGCGCGAGCGTCTGGCGCGCATCGTCGGCCGCACCGCCATTCCTCTCCACCGCTACGCCATGGCCAGCGCGCCGATGGACGACGTCCTGCTGGCGGCGGCAGCGCAGGCGGCGGGCGTGGACATCGCCTTCTCGAACGGCTGGCGCTACGGCGCGCCGGTCGCGCCGGGTCCGGTCACTCTGGGCGACCTCTACAATATGGCGCCGATGAATCCGCCGATCTCGCGCACGACGCTGACCGGGGCCGAGTTGAAAGCGATGCTGGAAGAGAATCTGGAGCGCACCTTCGCCGCCGACCCCTACGCGCAGATGGGCGGCTACATCAAGCGCTGCCGGGGTCTGACGGCCTTCGTGAAGCTCGAGAATCCGAAGGGACAGCGCCTTGATCGTCTGCTGGTCGGGGACCGCCCTGTCGAGCCGGAGGCGGACTATCCGGTGGCCTTCGTCACCGCCCAGGGCGTGCCCGAACATTACGGGCGGGACCGCCGGACGCTCGACATCGACGCTGTGGGCGCGCTTGAATCCTGGTTCGCCGAGCATACGCCTGGCGAGACCGAACTGCCCGCCAGCGTCCTTATCATCTGA
- a CDS encoding DsbA family protein — protein sequence MNRTFAPALAAVLALAACGPADADNGAAPASPSAASGQDMPAIAQVGFNDLLRDPAAPFIGAENADVTIIGFVDYNCPYCKKMQPEIDGLLKADPKVRVLYKDWPIFGDVSETAARTALAAGYQGKYEAVHNAFMLSPSRIGDQADITRLVQSAGVDMARLNQDLADHRADIDAVLDRNGREAAALALQGTPAFIINGNLIPGGMPQAQLEAVIGRIRSGQPLR from the coding sequence ATGAACCGCACCTTCGCCCCTGCCCTCGCCGCCGTCCTGGCGCTCGCCGCCTGCGGCCCCGCCGACGCCGACAACGGCGCGGCGCCCGCCAGCCCTTCCGCCGCCTCTGGACAAGACATGCCGGCCATCGCCCAGGTCGGCTTTAACGACCTGCTTCGCGATCCCGCCGCGCCCTTCATAGGCGCCGAGAATGCCGATGTGACCATCATCGGCTTCGTCGATTACAACTGCCCCTACTGCAAGAAGATGCAGCCGGAGATCGACGGCCTGCTGAAGGCGGACCCCAAGGTGCGCGTCCTGTACAAGGACTGGCCGATCTTCGGCGACGTCTCGGAGACCGCCGCCCGGACCGCCCTCGCCGCCGGTTACCAAGGCAAGTACGAGGCCGTCCATAACGCCTTCATGCTGTCGCCGTCGCGCATCGGCGACCAGGCGGACATCACCCGTCTGGTCCAGTCGGCCGGCGTGGACATGGCGCGCCTGAATCAGGACCTGGCCGATCACCGCGCTGACATCGACGCGGTGCTGGACCGAAACGGCCGAGAAGCGGCGGCCTTGGCCCTGCAGGGCACGCCCGCCTTCATCATCAACGGCAATCTGATCCCCGGCGGCATGCCCCAGGCGCAACTCGAAGCGGTGATCGGTCGTATCCGCTCCGGACAACCGCTGCGCTGA
- a CDS encoding TlpA disulfide reductase family protein, with protein sequence MNAITLGPLVLSGERFAIIAGVFVFMIGAGLLASRVSPRFNLWSTVLVFGGLAAARLGHVATHWEYLGADPWRALAIWQGGFSWIWVAPVVILTTILLLRTTRERAWAIAPVLASALVWTTAHQLASATQPMAPPALTLAAMDAPPVNLSAPGDRPTVINLWATWCPPCRREMPALAQAEKAHPNVRFLFVNQGEGEAGVRAFLQSQGLALDHVLFDEAMAVPRHYGTAGIPVTLFLHADGRLAKAHMGEIAPEQIATEIARLH encoded by the coding sequence ATGAACGCCATCACCCTGGGCCCGCTCGTCCTGTCGGGAGAGCGGTTCGCCATAATCGCCGGCGTGTTCGTCTTCATGATCGGCGCCGGACTGCTCGCCAGCCGGGTCAGCCCGCGCTTCAACCTGTGGAGCACGGTTCTGGTCTTCGGCGGTCTGGCCGCCGCCCGCCTCGGTCACGTGGCGACGCACTGGGAGTATTTGGGGGCCGACCCGTGGCGAGCGCTCGCGATCTGGCAGGGCGGGTTCAGCTGGATCTGGGTCGCGCCGGTCGTGATCCTGACCACGATCCTGCTGTTGCGCACGACGCGCGAACGCGCCTGGGCCATTGCGCCTGTGCTGGCCAGCGCCCTGGTTTGGACCACCGCCCATCAGTTGGCCTCGGCGACGCAGCCCATGGCGCCGCCCGCCCTGACGCTGGCCGCGATGGACGCCCCGCCCGTCAATCTATCCGCTCCGGGCGACCGGCCCACGGTGATCAATCTCTGGGCCACCTGGTGCCCGCCCTGCCGGCGCGAGATGCCGGCTTTGGCCCAGGCCGAAAAAGCCCATCCGAATGTGCGCTTCCTCTTCGTCAACCAGGGCGAGGGCGAAGCCGGCGTTCGGGCCTTTCTTCAGAGCCAGGGGCTGGCCCTCGACCATGTGCTGTTCGACGAGGCCATGGCGGTGCCGCGCCACTACGGCACGGCCGGCATTCCGGTGACCCTGTTCCTCCACGCCGACGGCCGTCTAGCCAAGGCCCACATGGGGGAAATCGCCCCCGAACAGATCGCGACGGAAATCGCGCGTCTGCACTGA